The sequence CAATTTTGGTTTTCTCAGCTTCACGTATGACGCTGTAACCTAATGTCTCTCTATGCAGCGTCAATAATCGATTGACCTTCTCTGGCTCTTTCGCTTCTCGGTGAATTTGTCTCAATACAGAAAAGTTATCATGTGCGTAGAAGCTACGTTGCGCCTGCACATCACTGATCGCAATGGGGTTCCAAAACTGGATTAAAGGAATATCTAAACCAGATTGACGCTTAGAGCCCATGCCAAACTCTGACATGAAACATTTAAATGCAGTGTAGATATCTAGGTCATTCCCTCCCACCATTTGACCGGAGTGCGCAAGCAGCGAAGAGGTTCTGTCAATTTGTGAAGCCCAAGTCGGCCCCATCTGAATCATTGAGCAGTCTGTCGTACCACCACCAATATCGACGATGAGAACATTCTTATCTTCTTTGAGGCTCGCCTCAAACTCTAAACCCGCGGCAACGGGTTCAAACTGGAATTCAACATCCTTAAATCCAGCACGATTGGCTGCGCTTCGTAAGATACCTTCGGCTTGAATATTTGATTTATCGCCACCGCGACCGAGAAAGTTCACTGGCCTCCCAATCACTGCTTGCTTCACTTCATGACCTAAATGCTGCTCCGAGCGAGACTTAATATTACTCATCATCGCGCACACCAAGTCTTCAAAGAATGACAACTGCATATCTCTCAGTCCCATCGCGCCGAGAAATGACTTCGGTGATTTAACGTAATAGACGTCTTTAGGGTCATCCAAATAGAGATCGAGCGCTTCATGCCCAAACTTGACGTCATCCGCCCTGACTTCTAATCCTTCTTCTCTGTTTACTTTGATCGCGCGGCGCAGCAAAGCTTCACCTACGGTATCGACAGGCTTTATCTCTTTACAACGAAACAGATATTCCGAAACGGTTTCTGAGTTCGGTGCGCACAAAGTCGAAGGAACGTAGCGGTCTTCGCCGACGAGAGGAATGGGGTTCACTTGACCGTTTATAAACTGAGCGACAGAACAGTTCGCCGTTCCGTAATCAAAACCAATTGCCATGTGATACCTCTACCGAAATTTGTGGGTCGCAAAGTAAACCCGATACCGATAGACAGGTCAAGGTTAAATAGAGGAGCAAGAAAGATGCTAGGGACGTAAAAATGGTGGGGACGTTTCATCCATGAAACGCAAGTTCCCAAAAAGACGAGATTGCTAGGGGATAACGGCTGGTGATACATGGAGAAGCCGCTAGCCAACAAGATTAAGTATAGAAACCGTCTGCAGACATGACGTTGTTAGTTAATCTAGCATGCCCAGCAAACTCGGTTGTCGCAATAGCTCAACAACGCGGGCATTATAGGCAGAGCACTTGTTTGAAAAGTAGGTCATTTGACGACATATTCTTTGTTATTGCTACACGGCTATTTTTAAGCTCTATAATCTAGAGCGTATCCACCAATAGTTTTGATCCTTGCTCCATGCCAAACCAATCACCAAACAAACAACTTCGTTTAAGTTCTAGTCGCAACCTAGCTCCCTTCATTGATTACTGTGATGAATTAGAGATTGATTGGGTTGCGATTGCAAACGAGTGTTCTATGCCTTCTGATGTCATACGTAATAGTGAGTGGTTACTGTCTCAGAGTTTACTTCGATTCGTTGCCGTCTTAGAGCGAGATGTCAGTCCTCACATCGGAGTAGAAGTTGGACAAAGATTTACTCTGGATTCACTGCCCGAGCTTGAGCAAATGATCAATGAGAGCCAAGACATTAGTGAGGCATTGAACAAGCTCGCAGTATTCATGAATTCGATGAACAACCATGTCATCATCTGGACAGAATATTTCGAAGGACAATGGTGGTTCTGTCATCGCCATGGGCACAAGCCTACCATTCCTGGTTCGACTCAAGCGGAATGGTATCGAACGTGCCAGTTCATTACATTTTGCAGAGTGTTTTTTGGCAAACGCTGGAAGCCAAGAAAGCTAAAGATGATGGGCAAGTACAATCCGAGTATCACAAAAAAGTACTTTGCCAACACTGAAATTGAGTTTGACTACAACTTTGGCGCTGTTGCGATTGAAATGCCGAAAGAGGGTCGACACGTAAAAGGAGAGATTACCTCTGGGGATATAAACAAAGGGTTGGTCCAACTTATCCAAAGCTACGCTATTTTGCCTTGGTTTACGATTGATTGGTTCGCTAACATTTTGTGCACCACCCCCAGAACGCTTCAGCGTCAGTTGCGGACCCAAAGCCTATCTTTCAAGCAATTGAAGGAGCAAACACGCAAAGATCATGCAATGAAACTACTCACCGAAACGGATCTTTCAACCAGTGATATCGCATGGGAAAGTGGCTATAGCGACCTAAGTAACTTCAATCGAGCATTCAAGGCTTGGACGGGGACGACGCCTTCGGCGTTTCGTCGCAAAGCCACAGCGAATCAATCACTAGATTCTTAGTCATCATCAATTGACACAAATGCTTACAATCACAAAGCAACGTCAACTCCAAAGGTACGCGGCGATTGTGTATGTTAATGAACTCCTCCGCATACACTAAACTCGGATCTCATGAAAGCGCTACTAGAGGCAATTAAACACAATCAAGTTGCTTATCCCTATATCGTTATTCATCGATATTTATCTGTGGATTTGACCGAAGTCGTCAGCCGCGAGAGTTGGGAATCACTCAGGCGTCGAGACTTTATTGAACTCATTGCACACGGTTCACTTTCAAAGCATACGATTGTTAACAATGCACAAGCCCTGATTGATTGCTACATAAAGTACAATCCCGACTACCTCTTCCCTTGGGGAAAGCTAGAAAGATTTGAACTAAGGCTGACTCCATACCGTAGTGTCAACTTCAGCGCATCAGGTCGCCTGCAGTCTCAACATTAAGACAGCTCAACTTACACAATGAGACAGTGAAAACTAAACTTAAGAGTGAGTTTTACTTCCTCTCGGGGAACTTAGAATGCCAAACCTTAGGCTTGTCGATGACCCTTCGTCGGATATCTACAGTAAGATTAACCGATATGCCTCATGTAATAATGAGATCCTCATATGGGGAGAGACAGGTGTGGGAAAAAGTCACTGCGCAAAACTGATCCATAAACGTTCCAGTCGTTCCGTTGCTCCTTTTATTGAAATTAACTGTAGCTCTATCCCTCCAGGGTTGGTCGAATCTGAATTGTTTGGACATGAAAAAGGCGCATTTACTGGTGCGGTTCGTAAACACGCGGGTTATATCAAACGTGCTAATAGCGGCACTCTTTT comes from Vibrio astriarenae and encodes:
- the yegD gene encoding molecular chaperone, with product MAIGFDYGTANCSVAQFINGQVNPIPLVGEDRYVPSTLCAPNSETVSEYLFRCKEIKPVDTVGEALLRRAIKVNREEGLEVRADDVKFGHEALDLYLDDPKDVYYVKSPKSFLGAMGLRDMQLSFFEDLVCAMMSNIKSRSEQHLGHEVKQAVIGRPVNFLGRGGDKSNIQAEGILRSAANRAGFKDVEFQFEPVAAGLEFEASLKEDKNVLIVDIGGGTTDCSMIQMGPTWASQIDRTSSLLAHSGQMVGGNDLDIYTAFKCFMSEFGMGSKRQSGLDIPLIQFWNPIAISDVQAQRSFYAHDNFSVLRQIHREAKEPEKVNRLLTLHRETLGYSVIREAEKTKIALGEHEQYTANLNLLSEVFEVDVTRERLEAAIEPPTNKIKALVEEAVVQSGIKPDMVFMTGGSARSPILTNAVKSVLGDTPVVRGDFFGSVTSGLARRANLIFK
- a CDS encoding helix-turn-helix domain-containing protein — translated: MPNQSPNKQLRLSSSRNLAPFIDYCDELEIDWVAIANECSMPSDVIRNSEWLLSQSLLRFVAVLERDVSPHIGVEVGQRFTLDSLPELEQMINESQDISEALNKLAVFMNSMNNHVIIWTEYFEGQWWFCHRHGHKPTIPGSTQAEWYRTCQFITFCRVFFGKRWKPRKLKMMGKYNPSITKKYFANTEIEFDYNFGAVAIEMPKEGRHVKGEITSGDINKGLVQLIQSYAILPWFTIDWFANILCTTPRTLQRQLRTQSLSFKQLKEQTRKDHAMKLLTETDLSTSDIAWESGYSDLSNFNRAFKAWTGTTPSAFRRKATANQSLDS